TTTAGAGGTTATAAATTTATTAAAACCTCTCTCTTAACTTTATGCCCTAAAAAGTTCACTTATTGCTGAAGTCGAACAGACATGATCACCTTTTGTCCGTTTACCGGTCATTACAAAGTTATCAGAACTGAGAGCGTCAGTATGGCTTCCTAAGTCTCTCCAGCGTGCATACCAGTCACGTTCATATAAGCAATAGAAGTAATTTACGGAATCTAATATGGTTGTGTCAACTATATGAGTATGTATGTGTTCATCTTTATCTTGAATGGTTTATAGGTTTTCGTCATACGAGATCCATGTTTGGTTTACTTCACATTCTACCCGGCATCTTGGTCTCTTCGGGTTCTTCTTGACTACCCATATGGTCTGAACTATACGATTCAAGATCCACCGGTAGGCCCTCCAGATTCATTAGAAAAGCACTTGTAATCATGTCATTGAACCGGCAACTCTTAGCAATCCCCAGGAATGCACATCACACCGTATAGTCAAATAACATTCCTCGGCGAATCCGAGCACCACCTGCACATTTTATTGAAGGGTATTTGGGCTATTCCTCTTATAGTTCAACGCCAAGTGAATTCCCGAAAGTTCCGACGGAACTCCGCATCGTGCCGTAGGCACAAAAACTATTGGCGTCCTTTTGCTATTTTAACTCCATGTATCGAAGCCACCTCATTCTGTCGCTGTCGCTGTTGCTTTCGCTGCCCTCACGGGCACAGGACCGCATCAAGTACAAAGACATCGTGTGGCCCGTCGATTCGCACAACATCTTTGTGCCGGAAAAATGGGCCGATGAGCCGGCGGTGATTCTGGAGCGCGTGGTGCGCTATCAGCGGTACGAAGCGCGGAATCGATTCAGTGGAAAGGAGTACGAGATCTACTACAAGATCAAGTTTCAGAAGAACGAAGGGGCCGAGCAGTACCGATATTTCTTTATTCCTTACGTGCCCAATACCACCCTCGATCGGCTCGATGCCCGGCTCACCAAGCCCGATGGTCGGGTAGCCGATATCGATGCCAAGTTTTTTAAAAACAAGCGTATTGAGAAAACGGTATCGGGTTTTTCGCCGGACCAGTTTATCATTTTTGAGGTTCCGACCGTGGAATCAGGCGATCAGCTGGAGCTTTTTTGGCGCTATCAAGGGCATCCGCTGCCGCAGCACATGTATTTCGACGACTACCTGCCTACGGTGCGCAGTACCTATGTGTTGACTCATCCCGAGTACGACCCTTTCCGATATACAACGCACCAAGGGGCTCCCGAGGCGCGGCAAAAAGAGGAGTTCTTTAGACAGGAGTACTTATGGCGCATGACCGATTTGCCGGCTCGAATTAGAGAGGATCATTTTAGTCCGGCCCGCTATTTACCGCATGTGGAACAGGCGTTCGGCCCAACGTTCCAAGACGAATACGGTTGGCCCTTAGCTTGGTGGATCTTTTTACGGCAACTGGATCGATTACAGCTCGATGTGAATGCGCGGTACGACAAACAGCTCGAGGGCTTTTTGCAGGATCTTTGGAGGGGGATTCCGCCCGATCAGGTCACGGCGCGCATCGAAGCCGTACACGAATACTTCAACAAACACCTGACCTTAACGAAGTACCCACGGGGCATCAATATTGGGAACGACATTAACTCGGGTCGAATCCACCCCGATGCGCTGTACATCTTTTACGACGACTTGATCCGGCGGTTCGACATTCCGTATCGGCTTGTGTTGGCCAAAGAGAAGTCGCGCGGAACGCTGGATTCAAATGTCATCAGCTTGGACCAGATCAGCCATGCCTTCTTTGAATTTACCGATACGCAGACCGGCGAACGCCATTTTCTGGTTCCCATGCAGTGGGAGGGTAAGTACGCGTTCGATGAGATTCCCGGCGATCTGCTTTCGACCCGTGCCGTTTTTATTGAGGCTCCCTTGGAAACGGTAACGATCGAAGAATTACCCGGCTTTCCGATCGAGAGGAGCAAGATTCATAAAAGTGCGATCGTGAACTTACGGGGGTACGAGACCGAAGTGACCTTTCCGGTGCGCGAACAATGGACTGGCGCGGCATCGGCCTATTGGTCCGAACTCCGGCAAAAGGGTGTGAACACCGAGCGTCCCACGACCAGGCGATACACCACCCGGCGCGATAAATGGCCCAATTTGGATGAGCGTCCGATGATGGTCGATTTTAACTCCAAGGACGAAGCTTTCAGCACCGAGTGGCAGTATCCGCGAACGGCCACCCAAGTGAACTGGCGGGGCGACACGTTGTCCATCGTGCCGCAGGCACTATTGCAAGCCGAGCAAGTGTATAGCGGGCCGGTAAAACGCGTGTACCCGCTGCATTTGCCGTATGCCGGAATTGAGCAAAACGATGTTTATCTGCAGTTCGGTCGTGACATGGTGCCCTTGACCTTTCCGGGGTACAACTGGCGATTACCCGAGCTTATGGAGGCGCGATTTTCGGTGGAACGGGTCGATAACCAGACCTACCGACTGCATTTTTTCTGCGTCTACCTCAAAGACACGTATTCCCCGGAAGAGGCCGTGCAAATGCGTACCTTGTGGCGCGAGATCAACCGGGCGCTGAACGTGCCCTTCCGAATGGCCGTCAATGAGTGAAACACCACATAAAGCAGGATTCGTCAACATCATCGGGAACCCTAACGTGGGGAAATCGACCCTGATGAACGCCTTGGTGGGCGAGCGATTGTCGATCATTACCAACAAAGCGCAGACCACGCGCCACCGTATTTTGGGGATCGTGAACCAGCCCGATTATCAGATCGTGTTCAGCGACACCCCCGGGGTCATTGTGCCCGCATACAAGCTCCAAGAGAGCATGATGGACTTCGTGAAATCGGCCTTTCAGGACGCCGATGTTTTGATCTACATGGTGGAGCCGGGCGAAAAGCGACTGAAAGATGAAGCCCTGTTCGAACGCCTCAAAAAGAACGATATCCCGCTGTTGTTGGTGATCAACAAAATTGATACAACGGAGCCTCAGCGGCTCGAAGAGTATGCCGCGTACTGGAAAGAACAGTTTCCGCGCGCCGAAGTCATTCCCATTTCCGCACTCGAAAATTTTGGGGTGGAACCGCTGTTGAATCGGATCGTGGAGCTACTGCCCGAATCGCCCCCGTATTTCGACAAAGACGCGCTCACCGACAAATCGGAGCGCTTTTTCGTGGAAGAGGCTGTGCGCAAGCAAATCCTACTGAACTACAAAAAGGAAGTGCCTTATTCGGTGGAGATCGAAGTGGAGGAGTTCAAGGAGGAAGAGCGCATCATCCGCATTAGGGCCATTATTATGGTCGCTCGCGAAACACAAAAAGGCATCATCATTGGCCACCGGGGCAAAATGATCAAAAAGGTGGGAACCAACGCCCGGAAGGAGCTGCAAGATTTCTTCCAAAAACACATTCATCTCGAACTATTCGTGAAGGTCGCCAAGGACTGGAGGGATAGTGATCGAGATCTGAAGCGGTTTGGATACAAGTCGTGATCGTTTTGTTATCAGTTTCATAAGTGGCACTGCGCTATTAGCTTTATAAGCGGCGTCCTTCATGAAGGCAAGTCACTTATACCACTTATTGCACCGTCAGGTGCCACTGATATCACTGATACCACTTATCGCCCCGCCGGGGGCCACTGATACCCCTTCTTTACTTTTTCCGGAAATAAATCGTGATTGGTACGCCTGAAAAATCAAACATCTCCCGGAATCGATTTTCCAAGAATCGACGATACGGATCCTTAATGTACTGCGGTAAATTCGCGAAGAAGGCGAATTGAGGGGTATTCGTCGGCAGCTGGGTGATGTACTTGATCTTAATGAACTTTCCTTTGGTCGAAGGGGGCGGGTTTTCCTTGATGATCGGTAAAAACAATTCGTTAAGCTTGCTGGTACTGATGCGTTGTTTGCGACGCTCATACACTGCCATAGCCGTCTCAATGGCTTTGAAGATCCGCTGCTTGGTAATGGCCGAAATGAACACAATAGGCACATCGGTAAACGGTGCAATGCGCTCGCGTATGGCCTTTTCGTACTGTTTGGTGGTATTGGTTTCTTTTTCGACCAGGTCCCACTTGTTCACCAAGATCACTACTCCTTTCTTGTTGCGCTCGGCCAAGTGGAAAATATTCAGATCCTGAGACTCAAACCCCCGGGTAGCATCGATCACTACCAAAATAACATCGCTGTATTCAATGGCTCTAATAGCCCGCATGACCGAATAAAACTCGAGGTCTTCGTGTACTTTTCCTTTCTTTCGGATTCCGGCCGTATCGACCAACTCGAATTCCAATCCGAACTGGTTATAATGCGTGTTCAGGCTATCGCGCGTAGTTCCGGCGATGTCGGTCACAATGTTCCGATCCTCGCCCATGAGGGCGTTCAAGAGAGAACTCTTCCCCACGTTGGGGCGCCCAACAATGCTAAATCGGAGCAGAGCATCTTCGTCTTCGACCTCTTCTTCGGGTCGCGGGATGTGCTCAACCACAGCATCCAGGAGTTCCCCGGTGCCGCTTCCGTTGATGGAGCTCAAGGTGAAGTACTCGCCCAGTCCCAGCGCGTAGAATTCGGTGGCGTCCGCGGCGTGAATCGGCGTATCGACTTTATTGACGACCAAAAATACCGGCTTATCGGTGCGGCGCAGCAAGGCCGCCACGTCTTGATCCATATCTGTAACGCCCGCCTGCACATCCACCATAAACAGAATGATGTCCGCTTCGTCGATGGCTATCAGTACTTGGCGACGTATCTCGGCTTCAAAACGATCGTCTGAGCCGGTAATGTATCCGCCGGTATCCACGAGCGAAAACGAACGCCCGTTCCAATCTGATTTTCCGTAATGCCGATCGCGCGTGACCCCCGAAATGGAATCCACGATTGCTTGCCGCTGCTGAGTCATGCGGTTAAAAAACGTCGATTTACCCACATTGGGTCTACCGATCACAGCTACGAGTTTCTCTGCCATGCCGCAAAGGTAGGGGTTTTGCGCCTACGGCGCGATGCATAAGTACGATCGCCCGTTTTACAGTCCGAACGCGGCTTTGATGTCGTCGACGCGATCGAGTTTTTCCCAGGTGAAAAGCTCTACATCGCGCTCAATGACCTCTACGCCATTTCCGTCGGGGCGAGCGAAGGTCTTTTTCACCACCTCGTTTGTTCGGCCCATATGTCCGTATGCGGCTGTTTCGCCGTACATGGGTTGACGCAATTTGAGGTTCTTTTCGATGAATCCCGGACGTAAATCGAACAGTTCACTCACCTTCGCCGCGATTTCTCCATCGTTAATATCCACATTTGCTGTGCCGTAGGTGTCGACAAAAACACCCATGGGTTTTACTACGCCAATCGCGTAGCTTACTTGAACCAAGATATGATCGGCGACTCCGGCCGCCACCAAGTTCTTAGCGATGTGGCGCGTGGCGTAAGCCGCCGAGCGGTCTACTTTACTGGGGTCCTTTCCACTAAAAGCTCCACCACCGTGGGCTCCTTTTCCTCCGTAAGTGTCCACGATGATCTTACGACCGGTAAGGCCTGTATCGCCGTGGGGTCCGCCGATGACGAACTTTCCGGTCGGATTAATATGATAGGTGATATCGTCGGTAAACAGCTTCTGGATCGGTGCGCTGCACTTAGCTTTTACGCGAGGGATCAGGATGTTGACGATATCTTCTTTGATCTTGGCGAGCATGGCCTTTTCTTCATCGAAATCGTCGTGCTGGGTGCTCACCACGATGTCTTTAATGCGCACCGGCTGGTGCTCATCGTTGTACTCAATGGTCACTTGGCTCTTGGCGTCGGGGCGTAAATAAGGAATAGCATCCCCTTCGCGCCGCAAGGCGGCAAGCTCCTGTAAAATGAGGTGGCTGAGGTCGAGCGCCAACGGCATCAAGTTCTCGGTTTCGTTGGTCGCGTAACCGAACATCATACCTTGGTCGCCGGCTCCTTGCTCTTCGATGGATCCGCGGTCTACCCCTTGGTTGATGTCTGAGCTTTGCTCGTGCAATGCGCTGAAGATTCCACAGCTATTGCCCTCGAACATATAAGCGCTTTTGGTGTAGCCTATGCGGTTGATGACGTCGCGAGTGATCTGCTGAACGTCTAAATAGGTTTGCGATTTGATCTCACCTGCCAGAACGACTTGACCCGTGGTCACGAGAGTTTCGCATGCTACTTTGGATTGGGCATCGAAGGCCAAAAAATGATCGAGAATGGCGTCGCTAATTTGATCGGCGACTTTATCGGGGTGCCCTTCGGACACGGATTCTGAAGTAAAATAATAAGACATATTCCTCTGCTCTTTTTGCGTTGGCAGTGGAGGGGGTGTCCGATAAATGCTAGGAAAATCCTGTTTTAGCATTTTTTAGCGTGGTTGCAATCAGACAAATCCTTCCACTGATGATGTTGGCGGCAAATATAAAGACTTTTCACTTATTACATAGTTAATTCGCCTGGCGAGTATGTTTGCTTCGCAAGTTGATTCGCTACGCGAGTTACTTTGCCACAAAACGTGGTTAATAAGTCGTTTGGAACAATGATTTTCTTTCTCCACGAGAAAATGCACTTCGCGCTTAGCGCGAAATTAACTTTCAACGAAAATTCACTTTTTCTTGGAATTTCAACTCCCCGACCTTTACTTTGCTCTTGCTTATCAAGAAAGACCGAGGGTAGGGCCCGTCGACGTCTTGGCAACCCGGAAAAGCCGGGTGCTAATTCCCGCTCCGATTAAGGAGAGAGATGAGCGAAGTACTTCACAAACACTTCACCCCATCCCTTCTTACTTTCTCGATAAGCCTCTAAAACAAGAGGCCAATGAGTCATTTGATAGAAGATATTTCGCGTGAGCGCATACTCGTACTCGATGGAGCTATGGGCACTATGATCCAGCGCCACAAACTCGGCGAAGCGGAATACCGCGGTGAGCGTTTTGCCCAGTGGTCCAGTGATCTAAAGGGAAACAATGACTTGCTTTCGCTCACTCAACCCGACATTATTCGCGGTATTCATGAAGAGTACCTGGCGGCCGGAGCCGACATACTCGAGACAAACACCTTTTCGGGCACCCGGGTGGCCCAAAGCGATTACGGCACTGAAGAGTTTACCTACGAGATCAACAAGCGCTCGGCTGAACTGGCCAAAGAGGCCTGTGCTAAATTCACTGATAAACCGCGATTCGTAGCCGGGGCCATGGGCCCGACGAACAAGACTTTGAGCTTGTCGCCCGATGTGAACGATCCGGGCTACCGGGCCATGACGTTTGATGAGTTGCGCGATCAATATGCCGAACAGGCGCGGGGACTGCTCGACGGCGGAGGCGACGTATTGTTGGTCGAGACGGTTTTCGATACGCTGAATGCCAAGGCGGCGTTGTTCGCCATTGAACAAGAGTTCGAGCGCCGGGGCGAGCGGGTTCCGGTGATGGTATCGGGAACGATCACCGACGCTTCGGGCCGCACCTTGAGTGGGCAAACCCCCGAGGCCTTTTTGGTGAGCATGAGTCATGTGGATCTGTTTTCGATCGGATTCAATTGCGCCCTGGGGGCCGAACAGCTCTTTCCCTATGTGCAGACCTTGGGGCGTATAAGCCCTTTCCGGGTGAGCGTATATCCGAATGCGGGTTTGCCCAATGCGTTCGGCGATTACGATCAAAGCCCCGAACAAATGGGCAAACTGGTCGAAGAGTACTTGAAGCTCAACCTCGTCAACGTTATTGGCGGCTGTTGCGGAACTACGCCGGATCACATTAAAGTGATCGCCGAAACAGCGGCTCGTTACCATCCACGTCCTTACCACGCTAAAGCTACTGCCGTATGAGCCAGTACCTACAACTGAGCGGACTCGAGCCGCTGACGGTGCGGCCCGACAGCAACTTCGTCAATATAGGTGAGCGCACCAACGTCACCGGATCGCGGAAATTTCTTCGACTGATTAAAGAAGATCTTTACGATGAGGCCCTAGAAGTAGCGCGCGACCAGGTCGAAGGAGGAGCGCAGATTCTCGATGTCAACATGGACGAAGGCCTGATCGACGGAGCCGAGGCCATGAAAAAGTTCTTGAATCTGATCGCCGCCGAACCCGACATTGCGCGGGTGCCCATTATGATCGACAGCTCCAAATGGGAGGTTATCGAGGCCGGACTCCAATGCGT
The Flavobacteriales bacterium genome window above contains:
- a CDS encoding homocysteine S-methyltransferase family protein, with protein sequence MSHLIEDISRERILVLDGAMGTMIQRHKLGEAEYRGERFAQWSSDLKGNNDLLSLTQPDIIRGIHEEYLAAGADILETNTFSGTRVAQSDYGTEEFTYEINKRSAELAKEACAKFTDKPRFVAGAMGPTNKTLSLSPDVNDPGYRAMTFDELRDQYAEQARGLLDGGGDVLLVETVFDTLNAKAALFAIEQEFERRGERVPVMVSGTITDASGRTLSGQTPEAFLVSMSHVDLFSIGFNCALGAEQLFPYVQTLGRISPFRVSVYPNAGLPNAFGDYDQSPEQMGKLVEEYLKLNLVNVIGGCCGTTPDHIKVIAETAARYHPRPYHAKATAV
- a CDS encoding DUF3857 domain-containing protein, which produces MYRSHLILSLSLLLSLPSRAQDRIKYKDIVWPVDSHNIFVPEKWADEPAVILERVVRYQRYEARNRFSGKEYEIYYKIKFQKNEGAEQYRYFFIPYVPNTTLDRLDARLTKPDGRVADIDAKFFKNKRIEKTVSGFSPDQFIIFEVPTVESGDQLELFWRYQGHPLPQHMYFDDYLPTVRSTYVLTHPEYDPFRYTTHQGAPEARQKEEFFRQEYLWRMTDLPARIREDHFSPARYLPHVEQAFGPTFQDEYGWPLAWWIFLRQLDRLQLDVNARYDKQLEGFLQDLWRGIPPDQVTARIEAVHEYFNKHLTLTKYPRGINIGNDINSGRIHPDALYIFYDDLIRRFDIPYRLVLAKEKSRGTLDSNVISLDQISHAFFEFTDTQTGERHFLVPMQWEGKYAFDEIPGDLLSTRAVFIEAPLETVTIEELPGFPIERSKIHKSAIVNLRGYETEVTFPVREQWTGAASAYWSELRQKGVNTERPTTRRYTTRRDKWPNLDERPMMVDFNSKDEAFSTEWQYPRTATQVNWRGDTLSIVPQALLQAEQVYSGPVKRVYPLHLPYAGIEQNDVYLQFGRDMVPLTFPGYNWRLPELMEARFSVERVDNQTYRLHFFCVYLKDTYSPEEAVQMRTLWREINRALNVPFRMAVNE
- the der gene encoding ribosome biogenesis GTPase Der, encoding MAEKLVAVIGRPNVGKSTFFNRMTQQRQAIVDSISGVTRDRHYGKSDWNGRSFSLVDTGGYITGSDDRFEAEIRRQVLIAIDEADIILFMVDVQAGVTDMDQDVAALLRRTDKPVFLVVNKVDTPIHAADATEFYALGLGEYFTLSSINGSGTGELLDAVVEHIPRPEEEVEDEDALLRFSIVGRPNVGKSSLLNALMGEDRNIVTDIAGTTRDSLNTHYNQFGLEFELVDTAGIRKKGKVHEDLEFYSVMRAIRAIEYSDVILVVIDATRGFESQDLNIFHLAERNKKGVVILVNKWDLVEKETNTTKQYEKAIRERIAPFTDVPIVFISAITKQRIFKAIETAMAVYERRKQRISTSKLNELFLPIIKENPPPSTKGKFIKIKYITQLPTNTPQFAFFANLPQYIKDPYRRFLENRFREMFDFSGVPITIYFRKK
- the metK gene encoding methionine adenosyltransferase, producing MSYYFTSESVSEGHPDKVADQISDAILDHFLAFDAQSKVACETLVTTGQVVLAGEIKSQTYLDVQQITRDVINRIGYTKSAYMFEGNSCGIFSALHEQSSDINQGVDRGSIEEQGAGDQGMMFGYATNETENLMPLALDLSHLILQELAALRREGDAIPYLRPDAKSQVTIEYNDEHQPVRIKDIVVSTQHDDFDEEKAMLAKIKEDIVNILIPRVKAKCSAPIQKLFTDDITYHINPTGKFVIGGPHGDTGLTGRKIIVDTYGGKGAHGGGAFSGKDPSKVDRSAAYATRHIAKNLVAAGVADHILVQVSYAIGVVKPMGVFVDTYGTANVDINDGEIAAKVSELFDLRPGFIEKNLKLRQPMYGETAAYGHMGRTNEVVKKTFARPDGNGVEVIERDVELFTWEKLDRVDDIKAAFGL
- the era gene encoding GTPase Era, translating into MSETPHKAGFVNIIGNPNVGKSTLMNALVGERLSIITNKAQTTRHRILGIVNQPDYQIVFSDTPGVIVPAYKLQESMMDFVKSAFQDADVLIYMVEPGEKRLKDEALFERLKKNDIPLLLVINKIDTTEPQRLEEYAAYWKEQFPRAEVIPISALENFGVEPLLNRIVELLPESPPYFDKDALTDKSERFFVEEAVRKQILLNYKKEVPYSVEIEVEEFKEEERIIRIRAIIMVARETQKGIIIGHRGKMIKKVGTNARKELQDFFQKHIHLELFVKVAKDWRDSDRDLKRFGYKS